Within Labrus bergylta chromosome 18, fLabBer1.1, whole genome shotgun sequence, the genomic segment ATAATCagttgaaaaataaaggacTGTATTACCATTGCATCTCTTTTAGTTCGTAGAAGAATATTATTGGAACGGAAGTCACCATTTCCCCCCAAAGCATGGCACTGGTTCAAGGACCTCATGATGTTCTtaaatctggagaaaatgaagtACAACTTGAGGAGATCATCTGAAACATTTGAATCTTATCTATCGCCCTGTGACCAATTCTATAACCAAATAAAAGACACTACAGCGCAGTTGATGCTCTGTATAAAAATGTGGGTACTTTGTAAGAAGGAAGGGACACTTATCATTGTGatattgttgtttcttttgttttttacctgCTATGTATGTTATTGTAATTgatgtgttcgtgtgtgtgtgcaaatttATCTACGGTTTGATATAGGGTGCACAAAAACGTTCTGCAGATGTTaaaggaataataataatacatccCATTTGTATTGACTTtatatttttggaaaaaaatgttaagagattaaaaataataataatcaataaaagaataaatcatgggtttaaaaacaagaaaggcATCTATGTATACTAAAAACACTAGTAGAAGGCTCTGTTAAAAAGGGATTTAGAGCCCTTTTAAAAGCGTCCGCAGACTGTGGCGCCCTTAGCTGGTCGGGGAGAGcgttccacagactgggagcagaAGGCCTGGTCTCCCATGGTGTGGAGTTTAGTCCTGGGGGGATGGAGGAGGTTGGTGTTTCCAGAGCGGAGGCTTAGTGTGGAGGATTGTGGGGTGAGGATTTCTTTGAGGTAGGGGGGACATTTCCATGGGTGCACTGGTAAGTTAGAAGGGTGAGTTTGTATGAGATGGGGAGCCAGTGTAGAGTCTGAAGGATGggtgtgatgtgttcatatttacaCACTCTCATCAGGATCCTAGCAGCACTGTTCTGAACATGTTGGAGCTTCTGGAGGCTCTTGTTAGGGATCCTGATGAGGTGTGTGTTGCAGTAGTCCAGCCTGGAGGAGACAAAGGCGTGGACGAGTTTCTCAGCATCTGACAGGGAGAGAGGAACCCATCTGAACCAAGCCATCTCAAGAAATGAAGACAGCTCTGTCAATAAGATACTTCATGTAGTAACTATAGGAATTAGTTTGTATGTACAAACAAATCTTGGAAATATTTGACAAGGTTTGTGAATCGTGACTTGTAATAGTACTTGTAAAAGTCAATGAATCAACAAAGTCAAAAGGCTTTAAAGTCAAAATTTTCTTCAACAAGAAATTTCACCCACATTACCAGAAGTAGCTGACTAACATTGTAGTCAGAAGTGCAGGGTTGTCGGCGGGAAAAGAAGCAAAACCACAGTTTACTTTTGCAACATGGTTTGAATAATAAAATAccaaatgatacaaaaatatGTGAACTTTTCATGATTCTTGATCACTTTTCTGACTTCTCTACCAACCACAGCCAACTGCATTCAGAGGATGAGACAAACCCCCCCGTTGGATGAGCTTCAGCCACCTCCTTATCAGGATGAGAATGGCTCTCCGAGGATGTCCTGTACACTGTCGGACCTGGGAGACGCTAAGTGTTATCTATCCTACACCAGCGGAAGTCCCCACTTGTCCTTTGGCAAATGCCCAAGTGAAGGCAGCGAATGCCATGAGACTGAGAGTTACCTCAACAAGGGCTATGAGGAGGATGTACCAAGTGACAGTACAGCTGTCCTCAGCCCAGAGGTAACTACAGAGTAGTAATAAAAGATATGGCTGGAGATGCATATTTTGGTGTATAATAAACATTGAACATCTCCTTGGTTTCTTTAGGACTTGTCAGCCCGTGGATCAGCCGCTCAGCTACCCAAAGCTTATGATCTAGATCCACATGCAAAATATGGCACTCTGGATGTTGTGTTTGAATATGAATGTGAGGAGCAGCAGCTAGCAGTCACAATCATGGCAGTATCAGACCTTCCTTCCCTTAAACACACTGGAAACATCTCTTGGAAGGTCCATCTAGTGCTGCTGCCCACCAAGAAGCAGAGGGCATGGACAGGAATCCAGAGAGGCCCGTGTCCAATCTTCACAGAGACCTTCAGATTTAGCCATGTGGAGTCAGAGATGATTAGCAATTATGCCATCCGATTTCGTCTCTATAGTTTGCAGCGGATGAAAAAAGAGAAGGTGCTCGGGGAAAAGGTCTTTTACCTCACCAAGCTCAACCTTCAGGGTAGAATGTCCGTGCCTGTCATATTGGACCCATGCTGTGCTCTTCTGGTAAGTATTTAGCAGATATTGGCTTTCAAGCCCTTTTGAAATACCTAACTATATGTTCTTCTACAGTACATTGACTGATTGTCTTTAATTGTTAGGATGTATCTTATGTAATATTAAATAACTAACAGTAAGATAATTGACCTGCTTTTTGAAAAGATAtccagataacatttgttatgaatagagctatacaaaataatgattgattgattgatctgcAGAATAACATTTATACAGCATATAACATAAATGTCCTGTTTTTACTAACCCACttctgctctttgttttgtgGTTATTGTCATTTCTATAATGAATATAGAAaggaaattatgtttttttttcccttttccaacaataaaaatgtcatttaaaaaaattgaaattagATCTAAATTCCAAAAAGCAAAGCAGCCTTTGAGTTGGGGCAAATCTCAAACTACAAAAAAGCCCACCTAAATACATCAAGGATTCTTTTAGATTGGTTTTGGCTAAAGAGCTGTTGGGAAACAGGCTTTTCCACCCAGAGATACAACTATACTGTAATCTTCCAGAACTATTATTATGTTGATGAATGGTATTACTACAGGGTGTTGGAGTTAAGCATTGCAGAGAATGACTTGTTTGATGGGGTTTGGTGTAAGTTTGGGTTTCAATAAGGTGGAGGGGAAAATCTTTTTTGACACAACCCTAAAGACAGTAATTCTTACCAACTTTTTAGTTAACATTAGCTCAAAGGGTCACTTCAGGCTTTTTATAGTGGGATTGAATAAGGGTTCTTTAGAAAGCCAAGATTCTACAGTCAACACTGCCCTGGTTTGGAGGAGCCGAGCAGAGTACTATAAGAGTAGCCACGCTACAGTATGTACCACTGAGCAAGAGGTTCACgagaaacacacatttaagtcacttaaaaaaatcatactTGTAAAACAAACCATAGATTTCACTGCGCTACCTTGACATCAGACAGCCCCCTTCTTTTGCAATATGTTTTTATCCAAACTCCGGTTTGGTGTTCCTGCGCATGTTGTGTGTGATGTAGTACACCTTAGATCAGATACAGGGTACACAAGTGCTGtgaaaaacacagactgaaatcaAACTTAACTAGTCTTATCATAATGCATTCTTGGctactaaaacaaaaaaaaaatgaaggttaACATCaacaccccattcaaaaaaactCTAAAGCGGATATGTCTTTCAGTTgttaatcacatgtttgaaattccatgaatttgcatttcaaaatatttttgttaggcttttattgtcTTAAACGAGTGGTACGTAACTACCTTTTTGaatacaaacctgcttttatttttaaataaataaggaaCTTTACATTTTGACATTAACTGATGCACGGAAAAAAGAACTTGTCAGTTCATcaaaaatttaatgaaaatagCTAAAGGCCCACCCCCTAACCAGTTTGTTTCTTTGGCAAGCAAATGTATTGTATAAATAATTGCAAATCCCAATGAAATTTAAATGGTAACCCTTTGCAAATGGAGAAGGTCTAGACCTACAGTTAGTAGCTCACAGGTGTAGCACACAGCTTCCACCTGTGTTATAATGCATTTAGAAAACTGCTTTTACAAATGATATTGAAAGTGTTATAAAATAGTAAGGGATAATACAATTATAAAACAGTTATATAGATATTTCACAAAACAATAATGACCACGACATGTTTTAGTGAACATTTTTCTGCTTGTCTTCAAACATTTTTAGGGTGGTGAATCGCAGGTCAGCCTTTCAGATATGACGTGCAGCGAAAGCGCCTCATCATTCCAGTCATTTAGTCAGATTTCCACACCAGAGATCCTTGTTGGCCTGCTGTATAATGCCACAACAGGACGTCTCTCTGTTGAGGTCATCAAAGGTATCCATTTCAAAAATCTGGCTGCCAACAAGCCACCCAGTAAGTATTTTTAAGCGTTTTAACTTTGTTACTTGCCAAAGGAGAAAAGAAGTGTTGAAATCATTTTGAGCTTGTTTCAAATGAGAGAAGGACATTGGGCCTCACTCACTGACTGTTCATGAGAACAAATTGTTCTTAAATCCTACCTACATACGTTTTAAGAAGAGTCTGGATTCACCAATATTTTCTTATGTGGGATTtgttcttaaaggctttatatgtgatttttcacacttaaatataatataaatcaagtatatcctctgaaaataactctgtgagt encodes:
- the syt14a gene encoding synaptotagmin-14 isoform X3 encodes the protein MAIDGGERNCGVHELICVRKVSPEVLGFLTTIGLFIMLMTLVFWYLNNKLALENSGRLQCLDEFRKKAEQQSKANDADLQGSSSDSEDELMAQYQEAISRSQGHRGGARPAANEKHIDGFSWHCRHKYSPVTADYDGYSSEASADNANCIQRMRQTPPLDELQPPPYQDENGSPRMSCTLSDLGDAKCYLSYTSGSPHLSFGKCPSEGSECHETESYLNKGYEEDVPSDSTAVLSPEDLSARGSAAQLPKAYDLDPHAKYGTLDVVFEYECEEQQLAVTIMAVSDLPSLKHTGNISWKVHLVLLPTKKQRAWTGIQRGPCPIFTETFRFSHVESEMISNYAIRFRLYSLQRMKKEKVLGEKVFYLTKLNLQGRMSVPVILDPCCALLGGESQVSLSDMTCSESASSFQSFSQISTPEILVGLLYNATTGRLSVEVIKGIHFKNLAANKPPNTFVKLTLLNSMGHEMSKCKTSICRGQPNPTYKETFIFQVALFQLSDVTLIFSVYNKRSMKRKEMIGWISLGLNSSGEEELAHWTQMKESKGQQVCRWHSLLKS
- the syt14a gene encoding synaptotagmin-14 isoform X4; this encodes MAIDGGERNCGVHELICVRKVSPEVLGFLTTIGLFIMLMTLVFWYLNNKLALENSGRLQCLDEFRKKAEQQTNCIQRMRQTPPLDELQPPPYQDENGSPRMSCTLSDLGDAKCYLSYTSGSPHLSFGKCPSEGSECHETESYLNKGYEEDVPSDSTAVLSPEDLSARGSAAQLPKAYDLDPHAKYGTLDVVFEYECEEQQLAVTIMAVSDLPSLKHTGNISWKVHLVLLPTKKQRAWTGIQRGPCPIFTETFRFSHVESEMISNYAIRFRLYSLQRMKKEKVLGEKVFYLTKLNLQGRMSVPVILDPCCALLGGESQVSLSDMTCSESASSFQSFSQISTPEILVGLLYNATTGRLSVEVIKGIHFKNLAANKPPNGLFCCLKHLIGGQVYIIRDTFVKLTLLNSMGHEMSKCKTSICRGQPNPTYKETFIFQVALFQLSDVTLIFSVYNKRSMKRKEMIGWISLGLNSSGEEELAHWTQMKESKGQQVCRWHSLLKS
- the syt14a gene encoding synaptotagmin-14 isoform X2, coding for MAIDVSPEVLGFLTTIGLFIMLMTLVFWYLNNKLALENSGRLQCLDEFRKKAEQQSKANDADLQGSSSDSEDELMAQYQEAISRSQGHRGGARPAANEKHIDGFSWHCRHKYSPVTADYDGYSSEASADNANCIQRMRQTPPLDELQPPPYQDENGSPRMSCTLSDLGDAKCYLSYTSGSPHLSFGKCPSEGSECHETESYLNKGYEEDVPSDSTAVLSPEDLSARGSAAQLPKAYDLDPHAKYGTLDVVFEYECEEQQLAVTIMAVSDLPSLKHTGNISWKVHLVLLPTKKQRAWTGIQRGPCPIFTETFRFSHVESEMISNYAIRFRLYSLQRMKKEKVLGEKVFYLTKLNLQGRMSVPVILDPCCALLGGESQVSLSDMTCSESASSFQSFSQISTPEILVGLLYNATTGRLSVEVIKGIHFKNLAANKPPNGLFCCLKHLIGGQVYIIRDTFVKLTLLNSMGHEMSKCKTSICRGQPNPTYKETFIFQVALFQLSDVTLIFSVYNKRSMKRKEMIGWISLGLNSSGEEELAHWTQMKESKGQQVCRWHSLLKS
- the syt14a gene encoding synaptotagmin-14 isoform X1, with the protein product MAIDGGERNCGVHELICVRKVSPEVLGFLTTIGLFIMLMTLVFWYLNNKLALENSGRLQCLDEFRKKAEQQSKANDADLQGSSSDSEDELMAQYQEAISRSQGHRGGARPAANEKHIDGFSWHCRHKYSPVTADYDGYSSEASADNANCIQRMRQTPPLDELQPPPYQDENGSPRMSCTLSDLGDAKCYLSYTSGSPHLSFGKCPSEGSECHETESYLNKGYEEDVPSDSTAVLSPEDLSARGSAAQLPKAYDLDPHAKYGTLDVVFEYECEEQQLAVTIMAVSDLPSLKHTGNISWKVHLVLLPTKKQRAWTGIQRGPCPIFTETFRFSHVESEMISNYAIRFRLYSLQRMKKEKVLGEKVFYLTKLNLQGRMSVPVILDPCCALLGGESQVSLSDMTCSESASSFQSFSQISTPEILVGLLYNATTGRLSVEVIKGIHFKNLAANKPPNGLFCCLKHLIGGQVYIIRDTFVKLTLLNSMGHEMSKCKTSICRGQPNPTYKETFIFQVALFQLSDVTLIFSVYNKRSMKRKEMIGWISLGLNSSGEEELAHWTQMKESKGQQVCRWHSLLKS